In Lacibacter sp. H375, one DNA window encodes the following:
- a CDS encoding ATP-dependent helicase: protein MSINKERLEQRFLEEYERLNEKQKLAVDHIEGPVMVIAGPGTGKTQILASRIGKILLETDALPQNILCLTYTDAGVVAMRKRLLKFIGPDAYKVNIYTYHAFCNDVIQENLSQFEKTALDPLSDLEKIELFKELIDSFPKNHPLKRYRGDVYFEITNLDRLFSTMKKEGWTPTFIEQKINEYLADLPTRDDYVYKRKYKQFNAGDLKKEKLDEETERMEKLRAAVKEFDRFQQLMRKRNRYDFDDMITWVIKAFEENKNMLANYQEQFQYILVDEFQDSSGTQNKIVELLISYWDQPNVFVVGDDDQSIFRFQGANVENMEGFAGLYANDLVTVVLSNNYRSTQPILDISKSLISRNEERLIKKIRGLTKDLLASNSKINHLLHNPSIRSYQTQREEMIDITLQVQQLLKEGILPGRIAVIYKENKYGEELTHYFNHLGIPFYSKRHLNILELPLAQKIILILKYLAAEHDVPYGGDEMLFELLHFSWFHIPPIEIAKLTVEVSSTQFSDNKTSLRRLLYEKAHAPAKDLFSQGIHHGLKAASGIFEKLVGDVPNVTLQHLFDNIIRETGILKHIMQSPDKHWQLKVLTGLFDFVKEETRRDPSLSLQGLVSIIELMEKEELKLPLVQVSGSDNGVNLLTAHGSKGLEFEHVFVAGCNSGYWEKKRNPSNGYKLPDTIFTTSSVTKETSTEELRRLFYVAITRAETHLNLSFSQFKNDGKELEPSMFLEEIREEQPIDIVPVMLSPEALSEFTALLFGEAQAPEIEKIEESFIQPILEKFVMNVTALNNYLKCPLEFYFKNLIRIPSPKNEATEFGSSVHYALEQLFRKMQETKTDTFHSKQQFIADFEWYMHRHRESFTKEQFARRMEYGQEVLSNYYDKYINSFSTIVAIERNIRNVMIKGVPLKGKLDKLEFDGKAVNVVDYKTGNVDNAKEKLQGPSDKQTDGGDYWRQAVFYKILVDNYEAKDWKVVSTEFDFIEPDKKKEYRKEKIVITPADIETVTQQIVTVWEKIQNREFYIGCGKEDCHWCNFVKTNEMAVVLHELEEDEAEP, encoded by the coding sequence ATGTCCATTAACAAAGAACGCCTGGAACAACGTTTCCTTGAAGAATACGAAAGGCTCAATGAAAAACAGAAGCTGGCGGTTGATCATATTGAAGGACCAGTAATGGTTATTGCCGGACCCGGTACAGGTAAAACACAGATACTTGCCAGCCGCATTGGAAAAATTTTGCTTGAGACTGATGCGCTTCCTCAAAACATTTTATGTCTTACCTATACTGATGCCGGTGTAGTGGCCATGCGCAAACGTCTATTAAAATTCATTGGCCCCGATGCATACAAAGTAAATATCTACACTTATCATGCTTTTTGTAATGATGTAATACAGGAGAATCTTTCGCAGTTTGAAAAAACAGCACTCGATCCTTTATCCGATCTGGAAAAGATCGAGTTGTTTAAAGAGCTCATTGATTCATTTCCAAAAAACCATCCGCTGAAACGATACAGAGGTGATGTGTATTTTGAGATCACCAATCTTGATCGCTTGTTCAGTACGATGAAGAAAGAAGGCTGGACACCTACTTTCATTGAGCAAAAGATCAATGAATACCTTGCTGATCTTCCTACACGTGATGACTATGTTTACAAACGCAAGTACAAACAATTCAACGCTGGTGATCTTAAAAAAGAAAAGCTGGATGAAGAAACCGAACGCATGGAAAAACTCCGTGCGGCCGTAAAAGAGTTCGATCGTTTTCAGCAACTCATGCGCAAACGCAACCGCTACGATTTTGATGATATGATCACGTGGGTCATCAAGGCATTTGAAGAAAATAAAAATATGCTGGCCAATTACCAGGAACAGTTCCAATATATTTTAGTGGATGAGTTCCAGGATTCAAGCGGTACACAAAATAAAATCGTTGAATTACTCATCAGCTATTGGGATCAACCGAATGTATTTGTGGTGGGTGATGATGATCAAAGCATCTTCCGTTTCCAAGGTGCCAACGTGGAGAATATGGAAGGCTTTGCCGGCTTGTATGCAAACGACCTCGTAACAGTTGTGCTATCAAACAACTATCGTTCAACACAACCAATACTTGACATTTCAAAATCACTCATCAGCAGAAATGAAGAACGGTTAATTAAAAAAATACGGGGCTTAACAAAGGATCTTTTGGCTAGCAACAGCAAGATCAATCATCTGCTGCACAATCCTTCGATCAGAAGTTACCAAACGCAACGGGAGGAAATGATCGACATTACTTTACAGGTGCAACAGCTGTTGAAAGAAGGCATTCTTCCCGGTCGCATTGCGGTGATCTATAAAGAAAATAAATATGGCGAAGAGTTAACGCATTACTTCAATCACCTTGGTATTCCCTTTTACAGCAAACGACATTTGAATATACTGGAGTTGCCATTGGCACAAAAGATAATTCTTATACTGAAATATTTAGCTGCCGAGCATGATGTTCCATATGGTGGCGATGAAATGCTGTTTGAATTATTACACTTTAGTTGGTTTCATATTCCACCCATTGAAATTGCAAAGCTTACTGTTGAAGTTTCTTCAACTCAATTCAGCGATAACAAAACATCGCTCAGAAGATTATTGTATGAAAAAGCACATGCACCAGCCAAAGATCTTTTTTCGCAAGGCATTCATCATGGCTTAAAAGCAGCCAGCGGTATTTTTGAAAAACTGGTTGGGGATGTGCCGAATGTGACGTTGCAGCATTTGTTCGACAACATCATTCGTGAAACAGGCATTCTCAAACACATCATGCAAAGCCCGGATAAACATTGGCAATTAAAAGTACTCACAGGTTTATTCGATTTTGTAAAAGAAGAAACAAGGCGTGATCCTTCACTCTCATTACAAGGTTTGGTATCCATTATTGAACTGATGGAAAAAGAAGAGTTGAAATTACCATTGGTACAGGTAAGCGGCAGCGACAACGGTGTAAATCTTTTAACTGCACATGGATCCAAAGGTTTGGAATTTGAACATGTGTTTGTAGCCGGTTGCAATTCCGGTTATTGGGAAAAGAAACGTAATCCTTCTAATGGGTATAAATTACCGGATACCATTTTCACGACTTCATCTGTAACAAAAGAAACATCTACGGAAGAATTACGTCGATTGTTTTATGTAGCGATCACAAGAGCAGAAACACATCTCAATCTTTCATTTAGTCAATTTAAAAACGATGGGAAAGAACTGGAACCATCGATGTTCCTCGAAGAAATAAGAGAAGAACAGCCGATCGATATTGTGCCGGTAATGCTGAGTCCGGAAGCATTGAGTGAATTCACTGCATTGTTGTTTGGTGAAGCACAGGCACCGGAAATTGAAAAGATCGAAGAAAGTTTTATTCAGCCGATACTGGAAAAATTTGTGATGAATGTTACGGCGTTGAACAACTATTTAAAATGTCCGCTGGAATTTTATTTCAAAAATCTCATTCGTATTCCATCACCTAAAAATGAAGCAACTGAATTCGGTTCATCTGTTCACTATGCATTGGAGCAATTGTTTCGCAAGATGCAGGAGACGAAAACAGATACTTTTCATTCAAAGCAACAGTTCATTGCCGACTTTGAATGGTATATGCATCGCCACCGTGAAAGTTTTACCAAAGAACAGTTTGCACGAAGGATGGAATATGGACAGGAAGTATTGAGTAATTACTATGATAAATACATCAACAGCTTCTCCACTATTGTAGCCATTGAACGCAACATCCGCAATGTGATGATCAAAGGCGTTCCGTTGAAAGGAAAGCTTGATAAACTTGAGTTCGACGGCAAAGCGGTGAATGTGGTGGATTATAAAACCGGCAATGTTGATAATGCGAAAGAAAAACTGCAAGGCCCCAGTGATAAACAAACGGATGGCGGTGATTACTGGCGACAAGCGGTGTTCTATAAAATTCTTGTCGACAATTACGAAGCAAAAGACTGGAAAGTTGTTAGCACCGAATTTGATTTTATTGAACCGGACAAGAAGAAAGAATATCGCAAAGAAAAGATCGTTATTACTCCGGCCGATATTGAAACGGTAACACAACAGATCGTTACGGTTTGGGAAAAAATTCAGAACCGTGAGTTTTACATCGGCTGCGGCAAAGAAGATTGCCACTGGTGCAATTTTGTAAAGACCAATGAAATGGCGGTGGTATTGCATGAGCTGGAAGAAGACGAGGCTGAACCATGA
- a CDS encoding tetratricopeptide repeat protein, whose amino-acid sequence MKLLNVYIRYRLIIGIVLLVVAGVVHYYTSFWPSFIIYLIAIVSIVGHFFFGPLRLIQEYMEAGDMDGAEKILNSVTFPGLLFKPIRSVFYTLKGNIAMMKQDFDGAEKMMKKGMDLGSGSSLMQGTEGASLLQMGMLAMQKNNFKQAESYIRQALRKGLPDKENQAAANLQMCSIMMNKREFRAAKEFFRKAKALKPSTQQLADQIKQMEKYISRMPG is encoded by the coding sequence ATGAAATTATTGAACGTTTATATCCGGTACAGGCTGATTATTGGTATTGTATTACTGGTGGTTGCAGGTGTGGTGCATTACTACACAAGCTTTTGGCCATCGTTTATCATTTACCTTATTGCTATTGTGAGCATTGTCGGTCATTTCTTCTTTGGCCCTCTCCGTCTTATTCAGGAGTATATGGAAGCCGGTGATATGGATGGTGCAGAAAAGATCCTGAATTCCGTTACATTTCCTGGTTTACTTTTCAAGCCAATTCGCTCCGTGTTTTACACCCTCAAGGGTAACATCGCTATGATGAAGCAGGATTTTGATGGTGCAGAGAAAATGATGAAAAAAGGAATGGATCTCGGCTCAGGCTCTTCACTCATGCAGGGTACGGAAGGAGCAAGCTTATTGCAAATGGGGATGCTGGCCATGCAAAAGAACAATTTCAAACAAGCTGAAAGTTATATCCGCCAGGCTTTACGCAAAGGGTTACCCGACAAAGAAAACCAGGCAGCTGCAAATCTTCAGATGTGCAGTATTATGATGAATAAGAGGGAATTCAGGGCAGCAAAAGAGTTTTTCCGCAAGGCAAAGGCGCTGAAACCTTCTACTCAACAATTGGCCGATCAGATAAAACAAATGGAGAAATATATTTCCCGGATGCCGGGCTAG
- a CDS encoding carbohydrate-binding family 9-like protein, protein MLKQSVPLQQIAEQPWPSYSYKPDVKFSIAHTGEHIVLTFDVEEVEVRHENTAINSSVWEDSCVEFFISFDDKGYYNFEFNCIGTALVGFGKNRKERKLLPVTLVKCIQCFAQMEKKTKTFQWQMQAIIPLSVFMYHNVFNLEGKKCRANFYKCGDKLSQPHFLSWKRIETVEPDFHQPAFFGDIEFEAKVS, encoded by the coding sequence GTGCTAAAGCAATCTGTTCCTTTACAACAAATAGCAGAACAGCCCTGGCCATCTTATTCCTATAAACCTGATGTAAAATTTTCCATAGCACATACAGGTGAGCATATTGTACTCACGTTTGATGTGGAGGAAGTGGAGGTTCGTCATGAAAATACGGCCATCAACTCATCGGTTTGGGAAGACAGTTGTGTGGAATTCTTCATCAGTTTTGACGACAAAGGCTATTACAATTTTGAATTTAACTGCATCGGCACTGCATTGGTTGGTTTTGGTAAAAATCGAAAGGAAAGAAAACTCTTGCCGGTTACGTTGGTAAAATGCATTCAGTGTTTTGCACAAATGGAAAAAAAAACAAAAACCTTTCAATGGCAAATGCAGGCCATTATTCCGTTGAGTGTGTTTATGTACCATAATGTTTTTAACCTGGAAGGAAAGAAATGCAGGGCAAATTTTTATAAGTGTGGCGATAAGTTGTCACAACCTCATTTTCTCTCATGGAAACGTATAGAAACAGTTGAACCGGATTTTCACCAACCGGCCTTTTTTGGTGATATTGAATTTGAAGCGAAAGTTTCATAA